TGGGGCTCTCTTGCGGTCTAAACTAGATGTTGATGAATGGGATAAGATATTGAAGAGTGAATTGTGGGATTTGTCAAAGGATGGGGGCAACATTCTCCCTGCTCTTAGATTAAGCTACAAATATCTCCCCTCACCTCTAAAGCAATGCTTTGCTTACTGTTCAATATTCCCAAAGGATTATATTGTTAGAAAAGATCAATTAGTGTTATTATGGATGGCAGAAGGTTTCTTGCaacaatacaaaaacaaaacaatggaAGAAGTGGGTGATGAGTACTTCCTTAACCTAGTTTCAAGATCATTATTCCAACAATCAAGTAGTGATAAATCACATTTTATAATGCATGATCTTGTCAATGACTTAGCCAAATTTGTATCTGGCCAATTCAGCTTTAGATTGGAGGGTGACTATTCTCATGAACTTGTGAACAAGACTCGCCATTTGTCTTATTTCAAAACAAGATTTGATAGTTCTAAAAAGTTTGAGGATCTTTACAAGGCTAAGCGGTTACGCACCTTCCTCTCTTTGACATTGCCACCAAGCAGTGAGACTTTTTACTTAACTAAAAAGGTAACACATGATTTGCTGCCAATGCTAAGATGCTTACGGGTGCTCTCTCTATCTCATTATAGTAATATGACTGATTTGCCTGATTCAATTGGCAAAATTAAGCATCTACGCTATTTGAACCTTTCTTTCACTGCAGTTAAAAGGCTGCCTGATTCCATATGTAAGTTGTGCAATTTGCAAACACTGAAGTTATTGGGTTGTCGATATCTTGCTGTGTTGCCAAAAGATATGTGGAGACTCATTAATTTACGTCATCTTGATATTACCGAAACTAGCATAAAGGAGATGCCAATACAAATGGGTAGACTAAAATGTCTCCATACATTGACTACTTTTATCATTAGCAAACATAGTGGGTCTTGCATCGGAGAGCTGGGGAAACTTTCAAGTCTTCGGGGAATGCTTTCTATTCTGGAGCTTCAAAATGTTGCATCTCCTACAGATGCCTTGAATGCAGGCTTGAAGGATAAGAGGTACCTTGAGGAGTTGGTGTTGGAATGGAGTGCTGATACTAGAGTTTCAGAAAGTGAAAGAACTGTACTTGACAGTCTCCAGCCCCATACAAACTTGAAAAGTCTGACTATGAACTACTATAGTGGTAAAAGTATTTCAGATTGGGTAGGGCATCATTCATTCTCTAACATAACACGTATGCatctaaaaaattgtaaatattgcTTTTGCTTGCCACCACTTGGGCAGCTACCCTCTCTGCAGGACCTCTCTATTGTTGGGTTTGATGGAGTTATTAAAGTGGGCACTGAGTTTTATTGCAGTGGTTCTTCTTCGATTAACCCTTTTGGAGCCCTAAAAGTTATAAGGTTCGATCAAATGTTGAAGTGGAAGGAATGGTCTTCTTTTGCTTCTGAAAATGAAGGCGGAGCTTTTCCTCATCTTGAAGAACTTTATATTCAAAACTGCCCTGAGCTAATGGGAGGTTTGCCCCTCCATTTTCCTTCTTTAACCAAACTTGTGATTATTGAGTGCCCGCAGCTTGTGGCTTCACTCCCAAGAGCTCCTGCTCTATGGGATATGCAGTTATTACATTGTAATGAGGTTCTGTTAAAGGAATTGCCATCTAGAATGCAGAAGCTCAAAGTTGGAGGATTTGGTGCACTAAAGTCCCTACCCGAGGGAATGATGGACGGAAAAACTTGTCTTCAAGAGTTAGAAGTCTGTGACTGTTCCTCACTTATGTCCTTTCCCAAGAGTGGTATACCCTCTACGTTAAAAACCCTCAAGATCACAAACTGTAGGAAGCTAGAGTTTCCAATGAACCAGAATTTTTCATCCCTTGAAAGATTCTTTTTAATAGATAGTTGTGATTCTCTCAGTACCTTTCCATTGGACTTGTTCCCAAAGCTTTATGATATCATAATCAGGGGGTGTCGGAATCTAGAATCTCTTTCAATTCCAGAGGAATATCTCCATGATTTAATGACCTTgcaaattcaaatccatgatTGCCccaattttgtatcttttccaAAAGGAGGGCTACCCACCCCCAACCTAACATGGTTTTGGGTCACCAATTGTGGGATTCTGAGGTCACTACCTAAAAAGATGCATATATTCCTTACATCTCTCAAGTATTTGCGTATAGAAGATTGTCCAGAAGTTGAGTCTTTTCCTGAAGGGGGTTTGCCTTCCAATCTGAATTTGATTTCCATCCTCAGTTGTGACAAACTCATTGCCAGCTGCAAGGGGTGGGATTTGCAACAACTCCCCTCCGTTAGAAAATTGTCAATCAGTGGTAAATCTGAAGATGTGAGGTCCTTTCCTGAGGAAGGGTTTCTGCCCATTAATCTTACCTTTCTTTACATCTCTAAATTCCCAGCTATGGAATCCTTAAACAAGAAGGGGCTTCAACACCTCACTTCTCTTGAACAGTTGTGGATCCAAGATTGCCCTAAGCTCAAGTACATGCCGGATGAGGGGTTTCCTGCATCCCTTTCTTTCCTCCGGATCAATGAATGTCCTTTGCTGAAGAAAAGTTgtcaaaggaaaaagggaaaagaatggCGCAAGATTGCTCACATTGACTGCGTGATGATCGATGAAGAATTGATTGCATGAGGAGTCCCCCACCTCCTGTTCCTATGTTCAGACAACAGATGGATAGTGAAATTAACTCAGGTTTTACAGTTAGGTACTTGCTCTATGCCCAGCTGATTAACTATGTAATTTACCGTctgttttaaatataattaacgCTGATAATGATGAAACAGAATGCTTTGTTGCTGACCAAATCTTCCTCTGCTTCATCATTCTGGCAACAATAATTAAACTTAGTATTGATTCTTTCTCATTTTACTGTCAGAAATTACGATGCTGTCTGTACAAAGCAGGAGGTGCTCTACAATTCTAAAGGTTTGTTCAGGTGATTTGTGCTTCTGTAGATCTCCATTTCACTGTCTATGCTCAAGTTCTTGTGGTCCTTTTGCAGGGTTACTTTTGTCCCTTTTGGTATCAGAGGGAACTCACATCTCTCATTTCTTTACATATTCTGAGGCATTcgaattttttgtcttttaccTGAGGACTGCTCCTCCTAAA
The Quercus lobata isolate SW786 chromosome 10, ValleyOak3.0 Primary Assembly, whole genome shotgun sequence DNA segment above includes these coding regions:
- the LOC115963838 gene encoding putative disease resistance RPP13-like protein 1 gives rise to the protein MAGALVGGAFLSAFLQVLFDRIASSEVADFFRGRILSNGLLRKLKIALLSVNAVLEDAEEKQVTKSAVKEWLDELKDAVYDAEDILDEIASKALQRKLDAEFLTTGCKARSFISTSLNPFAKEIEPKIQEVLDRLEYLARQKDVIGLREVVGGKPSERLPTTSLVEESDICGRDDDKEAIVNLLLSDDASGSEMCVIAMVGMGGIGKTTLAQLVYNDTRVKEHFNLEAWVCVSEEFDVFKVTKTILEAVTLSTCDIKDLNRLQVTLKEKLKGKKFLLVLDDVWNEDYVDWEVLKNSFKSGVQGSKVIVTTRNASVASVMRPIATHHLKQLTDEDCWSLFAKHAFDDSNSEAHLELEVIGRQIVKKCKGLPLAAKTIGALLRSKLDVDEWDKILKSELWDLSKDGGNILPALRLSYKYLPSPLKQCFAYCSIFPKDYIVRKDQLVLLWMAEGFLQQYKNKTMEEVGDEYFLNLVSRSLFQQSSSDKSHFIMHDLVNDLAKFVSGQFSFRLEGDYSHELVNKTRHLSYFKTRFDSSKKFEDLYKAKRLRTFLSLTLPPSSETFYLTKKVTHDLLPMLRCLRVLSLSHYSNMTDLPDSIGKIKHLRYLNLSFTAVKRLPDSICKLCNLQTLKLLGCRYLAVLPKDMWRLINLRHLDITETSIKEMPIQMGRLKCLHTLTTFIISKHSGSCIGELGKLSSLRGMLSILELQNVASPTDALNAGLKDKRYLEELVLEWSADTRVSESERTVLDSLQPHTNLKSLTMNYYSGKSISDWVGHHSFSNITRMHLKNCKYCFCLPPLGQLPSLQDLSIVGFDGVIKVGTEFYCSGSSSINPFGALKVIRFDQMLKWKEWSSFASENEGGAFPHLEELYIQNCPELMGGLPLHFPSLTKLVIIECPQLVASLPRAPALWDMQLLHCNEVLLKELPSRMQKLKVGGFGALKSLPEGMMDGKTCLQELEVCDCSSLMSFPKSGIPSTLKTLKITNCRKLEFPMNQNFSSLERFFLIDSCDSLSTFPLDLFPKLYDIIIRGCRNLESLSIPEEYLHDLMTLQIQIHDCPNFVSFPKGGLPTPNLTWFWVTNCGILRSLPKKMHIFLTSLKYLRIEDCPEVESFPEGGLPSNLNLISILSCDKLIASCKGWDLQQLPSVRKLSISGKSEDVRSFPEEGFLPINLTFLYISKFPAMESLNKKGLQHLTSLEQLWIQDCPKLKYMPDEGFPASLSFLRINECPLLKKSCQRKKGKEWRKIAHIDCVMIDEELIA